One window of Dehalobacterium formicoaceticum genomic DNA carries:
- a CDS encoding N-acetylmuramoyl-L-alanine amidase, producing the protein MQFVFFRTFKLPKYIIPSMVLIIALGMIISFSAFYQYMNRERAVISLSLVHQVVVVDAGHGGIDPGAVGPAGTLEKDINLAVAKRLCDNLSQAGAIVIMTREDDQSYSNIKKTDLDARIALAEKHQAQVFISIQGNALKSSRWSGAQTFYHPGSKEGERLAVCIQDEMGRILKNTKRKALPHTEAYILRQLSMPTVVVEVGFISNPEEEKMLNDPQYQGKLAWAIYSGLAKYFTEE; encoded by the coding sequence ATGCAATTTGTTTTCTTTCGTACTTTTAAGCTGCCAAAGTATATTATTCCTTCGATGGTGCTCATTATTGCCTTGGGTATGATCATTTCTTTTTCCGCATTTTATCAGTACATGAACAGAGAAAGAGCGGTTATTTCCTTGTCTTTGGTGCATCAGGTCGTTGTGGTGGATGCCGGTCATGGGGGCATTGATCCCGGGGCCGTTGGTCCTGCAGGTACCTTGGAAAAGGATATTAATTTAGCAGTTGCCAAGAGATTATGTGATAATTTGAGTCAGGCCGGTGCCATTGTAATTATGACCAGGGAAGATGATCAAAGCTATAGTAATATAAAAAAGACGGATTTAGATGCCCGTATTGCTTTAGCCGAAAAACACCAGGCTCAGGTCTTTATCAGCATCCAGGGCAATGCGCTGAAGTCTTCCCGCTGGTCAGGGGCTCAAACCTTTTATCATCCCGGTTCCAAAGAAGGGGAAAGACTGGCGGTTTGTATTCAGGATGAAATGGGGCGGATTCTAAAGAATACCAAGAGAAAAGCCCTCCCCCATACCGAGGCATATATTTTACGCCAGTTATCCATGCCTACAGTGGTTGTAGAGGTAGGTTTTATTTCCAATCCTGAAGAAGAAAAAATGCTTAATGATCCTCAATATCAAGGAAAACTGGCCTGGGCTATTTACTCCGGTCTGGCCAAGTATTTTACGGAAGAATAA
- the amrA gene encoding AmmeMemoRadiSam system protein A — protein MSLIKGIISPHPPIIVPEVGGEERKKARQTIDGMEKMALAVKEAGPELIIFVTPHGTVFRDAFSISLQNPLQGDFQSFGAGQVRFHEVNDRPMGEEIIRLAAGQGMPVVGLDADTAQKYGISLKLDHGITVPLYFLKKNGIECPILPISIGFLSFQEHYQFGMIIRQAIKNLARRTVFVASGDLSHRLTQDAPAGYHPQGEKYDRLLINLLKKKDVTGILDLDPGFVEQAGECGLRSFIMLLGALDGLDFDFYDFSYQGPYGVGYLVGEIIPASPHEERKAKESPPVALARLALETYINEGKGIDPPPNLPEILLKKAGVFVTLKIRGQLRGCIGTIEPTQENMAGEIIQNALHAGTQDPRFPPVTKGELKDLTYSVDMLYPPEPITGLEELDPQKYGVIVRHGYRSGLLLPHLEGIDTAEEQVDIARQKAGIKKGEAMQLERFEVVRYF, from the coding sequence ATGAGTTTGATCAAAGGTATTATTTCCCCGCACCCTCCGATTATTGTTCCTGAGGTGGGTGGGGAGGAAAGAAAAAAGGCCCGGCAAACAATTGATGGGATGGAGAAAATGGCTTTAGCGGTCAAAGAGGCCGGACCGGAGCTAATTATTTTTGTCACACCTCATGGCACGGTTTTTCGGGATGCCTTTTCGATATCCTTGCAGAACCCTTTGCAAGGGGATTTTCAGTCCTTTGGGGCAGGACAAGTTCGTTTTCATGAAGTGAATGACCGCCCTATGGGAGAGGAAATTATCCGTTTGGCTGCCGGACAGGGCATGCCGGTGGTTGGTCTTGATGCTGACACAGCCCAAAAATACGGTATCTCTTTAAAGCTGGATCACGGCATCACCGTTCCTTTATATTTCCTGAAAAAAAACGGCATTGAATGCCCGATTTTACCTATCTCCATCGGATTTTTATCCTTTCAAGAGCATTATCAATTCGGCATGATCATCCGTCAGGCGATCAAAAACCTGGCACGACGTACGGTGTTTGTAGCCAGCGGTGATCTTTCCCATCGATTAACCCAGGATGCCCCAGCCGGATATCATCCCCAAGGTGAAAAATACGATCGTCTATTAATTAACCTTCTAAAAAAGAAAGACGTAACAGGGATTTTGGATCTTGACCCGGGATTTGTGGAGCAAGCGGGAGAATGTGGACTGCGTTCTTTCATTATGCTATTGGGTGCTTTGGACGGCTTGGATTTTGATTTTTATGATTTTTCTTATCAAGGTCCTTACGGTGTGGGCTATCTGGTAGGAGAAATTATTCCCGCTTCACCTCACGAAGAGCGGAAAGCAAAAGAAAGTCCGCCTGTGGCATTGGCTCGATTAGCTTTAGAGACTTATATCAATGAAGGAAAGGGGATAGATCCTCCGCCAAATCTGCCCGAAATTTTGTTAAAGAAGGCCGGGGTTTTTGTTACCTTGAAAATTAGGGGACAGCTGCGGGGTTGTATTGGAACCATCGAACCCACTCAGGAAAACATGGCTGGGGAAATTATTCAAAATGCCCTTCATGCGGGAACGCAGGATCCCAGATTTCCTCCCGTGACTAAAGGGGAGTTGAAAGATTTGACCTATTCGGTAGACATGCTTTATCCGCCGGAGCCAATTACTGGCCTTGAGGAACTGGATCCGCAAAAATACGGTGTTATCGTGCGGCATGGCTATCGGTCCGGTCTTCTATTACCTCATTTAGAGGGTATCGATACGGCTGAAGAGCAAGTGGACATCGCCCGTCAAAAAGCAGGGATTAAGAAAGGTGAAGCCATGCAGTTGGAAAGATTTGAAGTGGTGCGTTATTTTTAA
- the amrS gene encoding AmmeMemoRadiSam system radical SAM enzyme — protein sequence MKEALYYRIQEKNQILCELCPRSCIIKPGARGFCRVRENRDGVLFSLNYGQVTALALDPIEKKPLYHFLPGSKILSVGTFGCNFHCGFCQNWQIAHQSTAGEYVTPEKLASLAVEMVPKGSIGIAYTYSEPLMWYEYVLAAAQKVQEAGLKNVLVTNGYIQEEPFRSLLPYIDALNIDVKGFTEEFYQKVVKGKLAPVLKSAETAYREGKHLELTTLLIPGLNDSEKEIEALVNWISANLGTEVPVHFSRYFPQYQMDIPPTPIETMYRAREIAGKKLKHVYLGNV from the coding sequence ATGAAAGAAGCGCTGTATTATCGGATCCAGGAAAAAAATCAGATCCTTTGTGAGTTATGTCCCCGCAGCTGTATTATAAAACCGGGGGCACGAGGGTTTTGCCGTGTCAGGGAAAACAGGGATGGAGTGCTCTTCAGCCTGAATTATGGCCAGGTAACTGCATTGGCTTTGGATCCCATTGAAAAGAAACCTCTTTATCACTTCTTACCCGGAAGTAAAATTCTTTCCGTGGGTACCTTTGGATGCAATTTTCATTGTGGTTTCTGTCAGAATTGGCAGATTGCCCATCAAAGCACGGCAGGTGAGTATGTAACACCGGAAAAACTGGCATCCTTGGCGGTGGAAATGGTGCCAAAAGGATCGATTGGTATCGCCTATACCTATTCGGAACCCCTGATGTGGTATGAGTATGTTCTGGCGGCTGCTCAAAAGGTACAGGAGGCGGGCTTAAAAAATGTTTTGGTGACTAACGGTTATATTCAGGAGGAGCCCTTCCGGAGCTTGTTGCCATATATCGATGCCCTCAACATTGATGTGAAGGGCTTTACGGAGGAGTTTTATCAAAAGGTTGTAAAAGGAAAACTAGCCCCGGTGCTGAAAAGTGCGGAGACGGCTTACCGGGAAGGAAAACACCTGGAGCTTACCACCTTGCTTATTCCCGGGTTGAACGACAGCGAAAAAGAAATCGAAGCTTTGGTCAATTGGATATCCGCTAATTTGGGGACAGAGGTGCCTGTGCATTTTTCCCGTTATTTTCCTCAGTATCAGATGGACATCCCTCCTACGCCGATTGAGACCATGTATCGGGCCAGGGAAATCGCCGGGAAAAAGTTAAAACATGTTTACTTGGGAAATGTATAA
- a CDS encoding YajQ family cyclic di-GMP-binding protein, whose protein sequence is MAKDESFDIVSTVDMQEVDNAVNQTKKEISQRYDFKNSKAQITLEEEGIKIIAEDDFKLRSMIDVLQTKMINRKVPVKNLDLGKVEDASGGMMRQTIKIQQGIEMEKARQVVKDIKNMKIKVQAQIMGDQVRVSGKNRDDLQKVIQFLKQQDYQIELQFINYR, encoded by the coding sequence TTGGCTAAGGATGAATCCTTTGATATTGTTTCCACGGTAGATATGCAGGAAGTGGATAATGCTGTCAATCAAACCAAAAAGGAAATCAGTCAAAGATATGATTTTAAAAACAGTAAAGCTCAAATCACATTGGAGGAAGAAGGCATTAAAATCATTGCCGAGGATGATTTTAAGCTGCGCAGTATGATTGATGTTTTGCAAACGAAAATGATTAATCGTAAGGTGCCGGTAAAAAACCTTGATTTGGGGAAGGTTGAAGATGCCTCTGGCGGGATGATGCGTCAGACCATTAAGATCCAACAAGGGATCGAGATGGAAAAGGCACGCCAGGTGGTTAAGGATATCAAAAACATGAAAATTAAGGTCCAAGCCCAGATCATGGGGGATCAAGTACGGGTTTCCGGAAAAAATCGTGATGATCTCCAGAAGGTAATCCAGTTTTTAAAACAACAGGATTACCAGATTGAACTGCAGTTTATTAATTACCGATAA
- the argC gene encoding N-acetyl-gamma-glutamyl-phosphate reductase: protein MIKVSVIGATGYAGVELIRLLVLHPDVKLSCLTSKTYAGQKIQEVYPHLNGLLDHELQEQNDEEIGAVSDVVFLALPHGHAVSTAQKICQAGKKVIDLGADLRFRDTDIYEEWYHVKHENPALSQEAVYGLPEINRGKIKEAQAVGNPGCYPTSAILAMYPLIKEGLIDLNTIIVDSKSGISGAGRNAVITSLYGESAENLKAYNVGKHRHTPEIEQALGEAAGKEVLISFTPHLIPMTRGILTTAYATLNQEGAVRNLHDLYQSYYQDEYFVRLHQPGIWPQTKWVTGTNFCDLGLMADPRTNRVIVTAVIDNLVKGAAGQAVQNMNILFNLPEKAGLEQVPLYP from the coding sequence ATGATTAAAGTCAGTGTCATTGGAGCAACCGGATATGCAGGAGTGGAGTTAATCAGATTATTGGTTTTACATCCTGATGTGAAATTGAGCTGCCTGACTTCAAAAACATATGCCGGGCAAAAGATCCAGGAAGTGTATCCTCATTTAAACGGGTTGCTGGATCATGAATTACAGGAACAAAATGATGAAGAGATCGGCGCTGTTTCCGATGTGGTTTTTTTAGCACTGCCCCATGGACATGCCGTTTCTACTGCCCAAAAGATCTGCCAAGCAGGGAAAAAAGTGATTGATTTGGGGGCGGATCTCCGTTTTAGGGATACGGATATTTATGAAGAATGGTATCATGTCAAACATGAAAATCCTGCTCTTTCACAAGAAGCTGTTTATGGTTTGCCGGAAATCAATCGGGGAAAAATTAAAGAAGCACAAGCCGTAGGCAATCCGGGCTGTTATCCCACCAGTGCCATTCTGGCAATGTATCCTTTGATCAAGGAAGGATTGATCGATTTAAACACCATCATTGTGGATTCAAAATCCGGGATCTCAGGTGCCGGCAGAAATGCTGTGATCACCAGTCTCTATGGAGAAAGCGCGGAGAATTTAAAGGCATATAATGTAGGAAAACACCGCCATACCCCGGAAATTGAACAGGCTTTGGGAGAAGCGGCGGGAAAAGAGGTACTCATTTCCTTTACACCTCATTTAATCCCCATGACCAGGGGGATTTTAACCACTGCCTATGCCACTCTAAACCAGGAAGGCGCTGTCAGGAACCTCCATGATCTCTATCAAAGCTATTATCAAGATGAATATTTTGTGCGATTACATCAACCGGGCATTTGGCCTCAAACTAAATGGGTAACAGGAACAAATTTCTGTGATTTGGGCTTGATGGCAGATCCCCGCACCAACCGGGTGATTGTAACTGCTGTGATCGATAATTTAGTGAAAGGTGCGGCAGGTCAGGCGGTACAAAACATGAATATTTTATTCAATTTGCCGGAAAAGGCAGGTTTGGAACAGGTGCCTCTTTATCCCTAA
- the argB gene encoding acetylglutamate kinase: MQDSKYTPLERAQVLIEALPYIRRFHGKTVVIKYGGSAMLSDELKKAVMNDVILMKLVGMNPILVHGGGPEINHFLKRLDIKSEFVNGLRVTDEPTMEVVEMVLVGKVNKEIVAQINRLGGHAVGLCGKDGQMILARKQYEWTKDADGRETMVDIGSVGEVEKINTGIIESIMETNGYIPVIAPIGAGVNGESYNINADLVAGEIAGALGAEKLILLTDVEGIFYDLQDKSSILSVIKTSEIDQLMQDGIIAGGMIPKVKCCIRALEAGVQGTHIIDGRLPHSILLELFTDKGIGTMVEKD; the protein is encoded by the coding sequence ATGCAGGATTCTAAGTATACTCCTTTGGAGCGAGCTCAAGTTTTAATAGAAGCTTTACCCTATATCCGGAGGTTTCACGGCAAAACGGTGGTGATCAAATATGGCGGCAGCGCTATGCTCAGTGACGAATTAAAAAAAGCAGTGATGAACGATGTGATCCTTATGAAATTAGTAGGCATGAACCCTATTCTGGTCCATGGGGGCGGTCCTGAAATTAATCACTTTCTAAAAAGACTGGATATCAAGTCGGAATTTGTCAATGGGCTGAGGGTCACGGATGAACCCACGATGGAAGTGGTAGAAATGGTTTTGGTGGGCAAGGTAAACAAAGAAATCGTCGCTCAAATCAACCGGCTGGGCGGTCATGCCGTAGGTTTATGCGGTAAAGATGGTCAAATGATTTTGGCCCGTAAGCAGTATGAATGGACAAAAGACGCTGACGGCCGGGAAACTATGGTGGATATTGGTTCCGTTGGTGAAGTGGAAAAGATCAACACGGGTATTATTGAAAGCATCATGGAGACCAATGGTTACATTCCGGTGATCGCACCCATTGGGGCAGGGGTGAATGGTGAAAGTTATAATATTAATGCCGACCTGGTAGCAGGAGAAATTGCCGGAGCTCTAGGGGCGGAGAAGTTGATTCTCTTAACAGATGTAGAAGGGATTTTCTATGATCTTCAAGATAAATCTTCCATCCTCTCTGTCATCAAAACCAGTGAAATTGATCAGCTGATGCAGGATGGAATTATTGCCGGGGGGATGATTCCCAAAGTGAAGTGCTGTATAAGGGCATTGGAGGCGGGAGTACAGGGAACCCATATTATTGACGGACGGTTACCCCACAGTATTTTATTGGAGTTATTCACCGATAAGGGAATTGGCACGATGGTGGAGAAAGATTAA
- a CDS encoding acetylornithine transaminase, with translation MNNQEWTQEGQKYVMNTYGRLPLAIVRGKGAVVWDADGKEYLDFVAGIAVNNLGHCHPKVVQAVKDQAETLLHCSNLYWIEPQIKLAKMLVNNSCFDKVFFCNSGGEANEGAIKLARKYAKKHMGTDKYEIITMKQSFHGRTLATLTATGQEKYHQGYEPLPAGFSYSPFNDLEALKKNIGPHTCAVLLEPVQGEGGVVPGQDDFIKGVRKLCDENKLLFIVDEVQCGLGRSGKLFAYEHYDIEPDIMTLAKALGGGAPIGALLAKEEVAGAFQPGDHAATFGGNPLVTAAGVATLTVMLEEDLAQNAHMAGEYFICKLEALKKKYPFIKEIRGKGLMIGVECEKEVAGIINDCLAKGLLILSAGPKVLRFLPPLNITFSQIDQAMEILESALAN, from the coding sequence TTGAATAATCAAGAGTGGACACAGGAAGGCCAAAAATATGTGATGAATACATACGGACGATTGCCTTTGGCCATTGTGCGGGGAAAAGGGGCTGTCGTCTGGGATGCAGATGGCAAGGAATATTTGGATTTTGTTGCCGGTATTGCCGTTAATAATCTGGGCCATTGTCACCCTAAGGTGGTTCAGGCAGTGAAGGATCAAGCGGAAACCTTGCTCCATTGTTCTAATCTATACTGGATAGAACCTCAGATTAAGTTAGCAAAAATGTTGGTCAACAATTCTTGTTTTGATAAGGTTTTCTTTTGCAACAGCGGAGGGGAAGCCAATGAGGGAGCTATTAAACTAGCTCGCAAATATGCGAAAAAACATATGGGCACAGATAAATACGAAATCATTACCATGAAGCAATCCTTTCATGGCCGGACCTTAGCCACCCTTACAGCTACGGGACAGGAAAAATATCATCAAGGATATGAGCCTTTGCCGGCAGGTTTCTCATATTCCCCTTTCAATGATTTGGAAGCCTTGAAAAAAAATATTGGACCCCATACATGTGCTGTGCTTCTGGAGCCGGTGCAGGGCGAGGGGGGAGTCGTACCCGGGCAGGATGACTTTATTAAAGGAGTCCGGAAGCTCTGTGATGAAAACAAGCTTCTTTTTATCGTTGATGAGGTTCAGTGCGGCTTGGGGCGTTCGGGAAAACTTTTTGCTTATGAGCATTATGATATTGAACCGGATATCATGACCTTGGCCAAGGCTTTAGGGGGAGGAGCTCCCATTGGTGCACTCCTGGCCAAAGAAGAGGTGGCCGGGGCTTTTCAACCGGGAGATCACGCGGCAACTTTTGGCGGCAATCCTTTGGTCACAGCGGCCGGAGTGGCGACCTTGACGGTCATGCTGGAAGAGGATCTGGCGCAAAATGCTCATATGGCAGGAGAATATTTTATTTGTAAATTGGAAGCATTAAAAAAGAAGTATCCTTTTATAAAGGAAATTCGGGGCAAAGGCTTAATGATTGGTGTGGAATGTGAAAAAGAGGTAGCCGGAATTATCAATGATTGCTTAGCAAAGGGATTATTGATCCTAAGTGCCGGACCGAAGGTACTGAGATTTCTGCCCCCCCTGAACATTACCTTTAGTCAGATTGATCAAGCCATGGAGATCCTGGAATCGGCTTTAGCCAATTGA
- a CDS encoding argininosuccinate synthase, whose protein sequence is MSKKVVLAYSGGLDTSIIIPWLKETYGYEVIAMAADVGQGEELEPLQEKAIKTGASKIYIEDMKEEFITDFIYPTLKAGAVYERKYLLGTSFARPLIAKRLVEIARAERAEAIAHGATGKGNDQVRFELTVKALAPDLKIIAPWREWNIRSREDAIDYAEARGISVPVTKKRPYSMDRNLWHLSHEGADLEDPWNEPLQDLYMIITPPEKAPDQATYVEIEFENGIPIAVDGKAQKPLELMNYLNQVAAVNGVGITDMVENRLVGMKSRGVYETPGGTVLYAAHQELEYLCLDRQTMHFKEILSGKYAELVYDGVWYSPLREAMDAFVDKTQEVVTGVVRMKLYKGNCTPAGAKSPYSLYNEEFVTFGEDEVYNQKDAEGFINLFGLPLKVRALMKQGKK, encoded by the coding sequence ATGTCAAAAAAAGTAGTACTTGCCTATTCAGGAGGTTTGGATACCTCCATTATCATTCCCTGGCTCAAGGAAACTTACGGATATGAAGTCATTGCCATGGCGGCTGATGTGGGGCAGGGTGAAGAGTTGGAGCCCCTTCAGGAAAAAGCGATTAAAACCGGGGCCAGTAAAATCTATATCGAAGACATGAAGGAAGAATTCATTACTGATTTTATTTATCCCACCCTCAAAGCGGGTGCTGTCTATGAAAGAAAATATCTTTTAGGTACATCCTTTGCCCGTCCTTTAATTGCCAAGCGTTTAGTTGAAATTGCCCGGGCAGAAAGGGCAGAGGCCATTGCCCATGGGGCTACAGGAAAAGGAAATGATCAGGTGCGTTTTGAATTAACGGTGAAGGCTTTGGCTCCGGATTTAAAAATCATTGCTCCCTGGCGAGAATGGAATATTCGTTCCCGAGAAGATGCCATTGATTACGCGGAAGCCCGGGGCATATCCGTACCTGTAACTAAAAAAAGACCGTACAGTATGGATCGCAATCTCTGGCATCTCAGTCATGAAGGGGCCGACCTGGAGGATCCTTGGAATGAACCTTTACAAGACCTTTATATGATTATCACTCCTCCAGAAAAAGCACCGGATCAAGCTACTTACGTGGAAATTGAATTTGAAAATGGCATTCCCATAGCTGTGGATGGAAAAGCCCAAAAACCTTTGGAATTAATGAACTATCTCAATCAGGTGGCTGCCGTTAATGGCGTGGGGATAACAGATATGGTCGAAAACCGTTTGGTTGGCATGAAATCCAGAGGCGTCTATGAAACACCCGGCGGTACAGTTCTTTATGCCGCCCATCAGGAATTGGAATATCTGTGCCTGGATCGGCAAACGATGCATTTTAAAGAAATCTTAAGCGGTAAATATGCGGAATTAGTTTATGATGGTGTGTGGTATTCTCCTTTAAGGGAAGCCATGGATGCTTTTGTGGACAAAACCCAGGAAGTTGTCACCGGTGTGGTGCGGATGAAACTATATAAAGGAAATTGTACCCCTGCCGGCGCCAAGAGCCCCTATTCCTTGTATAATGAGGAATTTGTTACTTTTGGTGAGGATGAAGTCTATAATCAAAAAGATGCCGAGGGCTTTATCAATCTCTTTGGCTTACCATTAAAGGTGCGGGCATTGATGAAACAAGGAAAAAAATAA
- a CDS encoding formate--tetrahydrofolate ligase produces MLDPVEFKDWQIAEEAEKSMLSPEQWRDKLGLTNEELIPYGKTPKLDFIKIMDRLKDRPNGKFIEVTAITPTPLGEGKSTTSLGLIEGLGKRGMNVGGCLRQPSGGPTMNVKGTAAGGGNALLIPMTEFSLGLTGDINDIQNAHNLCMVALNARMQHEANYSDEELAKRNLKRLDIDPKRVEMGWVMDFAAQGLRNIIMGLGGKRDGFMMSSKFAITVSSELMAILAVATDLKDLRERISNMIVAYDKYGNYVTAGDLEVDGAMAAFMRNTINPTLCYTVEHQPVLVHAGPFANIAIGQSSIIGDRVGLKMFDYHVTESGFAADIGFEKFWNVKTRLSGLEANVSVLVATIRALKMHGGGPAVVPGRPIPEEYTKQNMALVEKGCENLLHHMKNIKKSGINPVVCINSFATDTKEEIALVKKIVEEAGGRCALSEHWKYGGDGALELADAVMDACKEPVDFKYLYPLDMPLRQRVDIIAREVYGADGVDWTPDAEAKAKAFEADPKFNDFQTMMVKSHLSLSHDPTLKGVPKNWRLPIRDVLVYGGAKFICPMAGGISMMPGTGSDPGFRRIDVDVNTGKVSGLF; encoded by the coding sequence ATGCTTGATCCAGTAGAATTTAAAGATTGGCAGATTGCTGAAGAAGCAGAAAAATCAATGCTTTCTCCGGAACAATGGAGAGATAAATTGGGTCTCACCAATGAGGAGCTTATTCCTTATGGCAAAACACCTAAATTAGACTTTATCAAAATTATGGATAGATTAAAAGATCGTCCTAATGGCAAATTTATTGAAGTAACAGCAATTACACCCACTCCCTTGGGAGAAGGAAAATCCACCACTTCTTTAGGCTTAATCGAAGGTTTAGGCAAAAGGGGGATGAATGTAGGCGGTTGTCTGCGTCAGCCTTCCGGCGGACCTACCATGAATGTAAAGGGAACTGCTGCAGGCGGCGGGAACGCTTTGTTGATTCCGATGACTGAATTCTCCTTAGGGTTAACCGGTGATATCAATGATATCCAAAATGCTCATAACCTCTGTATGGTTGCTTTAAATGCCAGAATGCAGCATGAAGCTAATTATTCTGATGAAGAATTGGCAAAACGCAACTTAAAGAGATTGGACATTGATCCCAAAAGAGTTGAAATGGGTTGGGTCATGGACTTTGCTGCTCAGGGACTCCGTAATATTATTATGGGTCTTGGCGGCAAAAGAGATGGTTTCATGATGTCCTCCAAATTTGCCATTACCGTTAGTTCTGAATTAATGGCTATTTTAGCTGTTGCTACCGACTTAAAAGACCTGCGGGAAAGAATCTCCAATATGATCGTCGCCTATGATAAATATGGCAATTATGTTACTGCCGGTGATTTGGAAGTAGACGGCGCCATGGCAGCATTCATGAGAAACACCATTAATCCTACTCTTTGCTATACAGTTGAACACCAACCGGTATTGGTTCATGCCGGTCCTTTTGCTAACATTGCCATCGGACAATCCTCCATCATTGGAGACCGTGTTGGACTTAAGATGTTTGACTATCATGTAACAGAGAGCGGTTTTGCTGCTGATATCGGATTTGAAAAGTTCTGGAACGTAAAGACTCGCTTAAGCGGCCTGGAGGCTAATGTTTCCGTATTAGTTGCCACAATCCGTGCTTTGAAGATGCATGGGGGCGGCCCGGCAGTTGTTCCCGGACGGCCGATTCCCGAAGAATATACCAAACAGAACATGGCATTAGTGGAAAAAGGCTGTGAAAACCTGCTCCATCACATGAAGAATATCAAGAAATCCGGCATTAATCCGGTGGTTTGCATCAACAGCTTTGCCACTGATACCAAAGAAGAAATTGCTCTGGTTAAGAAAATCGTTGAAGAAGCCGGCGGACGCTGCGCATTGTCTGAACACTGGAAATATGGCGGAGACGGTGCGCTGGAATTAGCTGATGCAGTTATGGATGCTTGTAAAGAACCTGTGGACTTCAAATATCTCTATCCCTTGGATATGCCTTTGCGTCAACGGGTTGATATCATTGCCAGAGAAGTATACGGTGCTGATGGTGTGGATTGGACTCCTGATGCTGAAGCAAAAGCAAAAGCCTTTGAAGCAGATCCTAAGTTCAATGATTTCCAAACCATGATGGTAAAATCCCATCTCAGCTTAAGCCACGATCCCACATTGAAAGGTGTGCCCAAGAATTGGAGATTGCCGATTCGTGACGTACTGGTATACGGCGGTGCTAAATTTATTTGTCCTATGGCCGGTGGAATTTCCATGATGCCGGGTACCGGTTCAGATCCCGGATTCCGAAGAATTGATGTAGATGTGAATACCGGTAAAGTGAGCGGCTTATTCTAA